A stretch of the Mycobacterium sp. ITM-2016-00317 genome encodes the following:
- a CDS encoding acyl-CoA dehydrogenase family protein, with protein MTNTLPSKRHGHESAVGLQKHKRSVTAIGLALITPIMGQEFLDKYNLRDPLNRSLRYGVQQAFSAVGASTRQWQRVQGLGKPATRLEGHRPKGSDYFDLTPDDDQKMIVATVEEFAEEILRPAAHDADDAAAYPPDLIARAAELGITAINVPEDFDGIAEHRTTVTNALVAEALAYGDMGLALPILAPGGVASALTYWGSADQQATYLKEFAGDNVPQGCVAIAEPHPLFDPTALKTTAVRTPSGYRLDGVKSLVPAAADAEIFIIAAQLNGRPALFVVEADTAGLTVSPDPSMGIRAAALGRVELDKVTVPLSARLGEEATEAEHAQNYSEAIALSRLGWAALAVGTSHAVLDYVIPYVKERTAFGEPIAHRQSVAFMCANIAIELDGLRLITWRGAARAEQGLPFAREAALAKKLGSDKAMQIGLDGVQLLGGHGYTKEHPVERWYRDLRAIGVAEGVVVL; from the coding sequence ATGACGAACACCCTGCCGTCCAAGCGCCACGGCCACGAGAGCGCCGTGGGCCTGCAGAAGCACAAGCGGTCGGTCACCGCCATCGGCCTGGCGCTGATCACGCCGATCATGGGGCAGGAGTTCCTGGACAAGTACAACCTGCGCGACCCGCTGAACCGGAGCCTGCGCTACGGGGTCCAGCAGGCGTTCTCGGCCGTCGGAGCCTCCACCCGGCAGTGGCAGCGCGTGCAGGGCCTCGGCAAGCCGGCCACCCGGCTGGAAGGTCACCGGCCCAAGGGTTCGGACTACTTCGACCTCACCCCGGACGACGACCAGAAGATGATCGTTGCGACCGTCGAGGAGTTCGCCGAGGAGATCCTGCGGCCCGCGGCCCATGACGCCGACGACGCCGCCGCCTATCCCCCGGACCTGATCGCCAGGGCCGCCGAACTGGGCATCACCGCCATCAACGTGCCGGAGGATTTCGACGGCATCGCCGAGCACCGGACCACCGTGACCAACGCACTCGTCGCCGAGGCGCTCGCCTACGGCGACATGGGGCTGGCGCTGCCGATCCTGGCGCCCGGCGGCGTCGCGTCCGCGCTGACCTACTGGGGCAGCGCCGACCAGCAGGCCACCTACCTGAAGGAGTTCGCCGGAGACAATGTGCCGCAGGGCTGTGTCGCCATCGCCGAACCCCACCCGCTGTTCGACCCGACCGCGCTGAAGACCACCGCGGTCCGCACCCCGAGCGGGTATCGCCTCGATGGGGTCAAGAGCTTGGTCCCCGCAGCCGCCGACGCCGAGATCTTCATCATCGCAGCGCAACTCAACGGCAGGCCCGCACTGTTCGTCGTCGAGGCGGACACCGCGGGGCTGACGGTCTCCCCGGACCCGAGCATGGGCATCCGGGCCGCCGCGCTGGGCCGCGTCGAACTCGACAAGGTCACCGTCCCGCTCAGCGCGCGACTGGGCGAAGAGGCCACCGAGGCCGAGCACGCGCAGAACTATTCCGAGGCGATCGCGCTGTCGCGCCTCGGCTGGGCCGCACTGGCGGTCGGCACCTCGCACGCGGTCCTCGACTACGTGATCCCGTATGTCAAGGAGCGCACCGCATTCGGTGAGCCGATCGCCCACCGGCAGTCGGTGGCGTTCATGTGCGCCAACATCGCGATCGAACTGGACGGCCTGCGGCTCATCACCTGGCGCGGTGCCGCGCGGGCCGAGCAGGGGCTGCCGTTCGCCCGCGAGGCGGCGCTGGCCAAGAAGCTGGGCAGTGACAAGGCGATGCAGATCGGCCTCGACGGCGTCCAACTGCTCGGCGGCCACGGCTACACCAAGGAACACCCGGTCGAACGCTGGTACCGCGACCTGCGGGCCATCGGCGTCGCCGAAGGCGTCGTCGTTCTCTGA
- a CDS encoding acyl-CoA dehydrogenase family protein yields MAINLEMPKKLQAVIEKGHDGAAEMIRPISRKYDLMEHAYPVELDTLADLFDGISEAKTISFAGTDAFVGAADDGKKSNINGANMSALLNALEISWGDVALLLSVPRQGLGNAAISSVATPEQLERLGKGVWAAMAITEPSFGSDSAAVSTTAVLDGDEYVINGEKIFVTAGSRASHIVVWATLDKSKGRAAIKSFIVPREHPGVTVERLEHKLGIKASDTAVIRFDNARIPKDNLLGDPEIHVEKGFAGVMETFDNTRPIVAAMAVGVARAALEDLRKILTDAGIEISYDKPAHAQSAAAAEFLRMEAEWESGYLLTVRSAWQADNRIPNSKEASMGKAKAARVASDITLKAVEMAGTTGYSEQTLLEKWARDSKILDIFEGTQQIQQLVVARRLLGLSSAELK; encoded by the coding sequence ATGGCGATCAATCTGGAAATGCCGAAGAAGCTCCAGGCGGTCATCGAGAAGGGCCACGACGGTGCCGCCGAGATGATCCGTCCCATCTCGCGCAAATACGACCTCATGGAGCACGCCTACCCCGTCGAACTCGACACCCTGGCCGACCTGTTCGACGGCATCTCGGAGGCCAAGACCATCTCGTTCGCCGGCACGGACGCGTTCGTGGGAGCCGCCGACGACGGCAAGAAGTCGAATATCAACGGCGCCAACATGTCCGCGTTGCTCAACGCGCTGGAGATCTCCTGGGGTGACGTGGCGCTGCTGCTGTCGGTGCCACGCCAGGGCCTCGGCAACGCGGCGATCTCGTCGGTGGCCACCCCGGAGCAACTGGAGCGACTGGGCAAGGGCGTGTGGGCCGCGATGGCCATCACCGAGCCGAGCTTCGGTTCCGACTCGGCCGCGGTGTCCACCACCGCGGTGCTCGACGGTGACGAGTACGTGATCAACGGCGAGAAGATCTTCGTCACCGCCGGATCCCGGGCCAGCCACATCGTGGTGTGGGCGACGCTGGACAAGTCGAAGGGCCGAGCGGCGATCAAGTCGTTCATCGTGCCTCGCGAGCACCCGGGCGTGACGGTCGAACGGCTGGAGCACAAGCTCGGCATCAAAGCCTCCGACACCGCGGTGATCCGGTTCGACAACGCCCGGATCCCGAAGGACAACCTGCTCGGCGATCCGGAGATCCACGTGGAGAAGGGTTTTGCCGGGGTCATGGAGACCTTCGACAACACCCGCCCGATCGTCGCGGCGATGGCCGTCGGGGTGGCCCGGGCCGCGCTCGAGGACCTGCGCAAGATCCTCACCGACGCCGGTATCGAGATCTCCTACGACAAGCCCGCCCACGCGCAGAGCGCCGCGGCCGCGGAGTTCCTCCGGATGGAGGCCGAATGGGAGTCCGGCTACCTGCTGACGGTGCGCTCGGCCTGGCAGGCAGACAACCGGATCCCGAACTCCAAGGAAGCCTCGATGGGCAAGGCCAAGGCCGCCCGGGTGGCCAGCGACATCACCCTCAAGGCGGTCGAAATGGCCGGGACCACCGGCTATTCGGAGCAGACCCTGCTGGAGAAGTGGGCACGCGACTCCAAGATCCTGGACATCTTCGAGGGCACCCAGCAGATCCAGCAGCTGGTGGTCGCCCGCAGGTTGCTCGGACTCTCCTCGGCCGAATTGAAGTAG
- the hisN gene encoding histidinol-phosphatase, with product MSTLADDMTLALRLADETDVLTMQRFGAVDLKVETKPDLTPATDADLDAERLLRARLAEARPQDSVFGEEFGGTKEFSGRQWVVDPIDGTKNFVRGVPVWSTLIALLVDGVPAVGVVSAPALGRRWWAADGHGAHTSFGGQTRKISVSGVGDLDAASVSYSDLTTGWDDARPRFLEFLDSVWRVRGYGDFWSYCLVAEGAVDVAVEPEVKLWDLAPLDILVREAGGRFTDLSGRPGPHGGSAVATNGRLHDAVLAALSD from the coding sequence ATGAGCACCCTCGCCGACGACATGACTCTGGCCCTGCGACTGGCCGACGAAACTGACGTCTTGACGATGCAGCGGTTCGGCGCGGTCGACCTGAAGGTCGAGACGAAACCGGACCTGACGCCGGCCACCGACGCGGACCTCGACGCCGAGCGCCTGCTGCGCGCCCGGCTGGCCGAGGCCCGCCCGCAGGACTCCGTGTTCGGCGAAGAGTTCGGCGGGACCAAGGAATTCAGCGGCAGGCAGTGGGTGGTCGACCCGATCGACGGCACGAAGAACTTCGTCCGCGGCGTTCCGGTGTGGTCGACGTTGATCGCGTTGCTCGTCGACGGCGTCCCCGCCGTGGGGGTGGTCAGCGCGCCCGCGCTGGGCCGGCGGTGGTGGGCCGCCGACGGTCACGGCGCGCACACGTCGTTCGGCGGCCAGACCCGCAAGATCTCGGTGTCCGGTGTCGGCGACCTGGACGCGGCCAGCGTGTCGTACTCGGACCTGACGACCGGCTGGGACGACGCCCGACCACGGTTCCTGGAGTTCCTCGACTCGGTGTGGCGGGTGCGCGGCTACGGCGATTTCTGGTCCTACTGCCTGGTGGCCGAAGGAGCGGTGGACGTGGCGGTGGAGCCGGAGGTCAAGCTGTGGGATCTGGCGCCGCTGGACATCCTGGTGCGGGAGGCGGGCGGGCGTTTCACCGATCTGTCCGGCCGGCCCGGCCCGCACGGCGGCAGCGCGGTGGCGACCAACGGCCGGCTGCACGACGCGGTGCTGGCGGCGCTGTCCGACTGA